A stretch of the Bacteroidota bacterium genome encodes the following:
- a CDS encoding RNA polymerase sigma factor produces the protein MNEKQNNEDMPQPAQNIFSLQDDFALIQAFKDGEESAFKDLVVRHKEKVRNLIYLNLGNTSSIDDISQDVFLSVYRKLKQFRFQSQFTTWLYTITINKIRDHVRKQKIMSIFSAFNGDEGDNLPDSGGYKDNFDINEMVRDAVAKLPQKLREPLILRDFEGLSYQEISETTGTDIGTVKSRIFRAREALKKILEPWREELI, from the coding sequence ATGAACGAAAAACAAAATAATGAAGATATGCCTCAACCAGCACAGAATATATTCAGTCTGCAAGATGACTTTGCTCTGATACAGGCTTTTAAGGACGGCGAGGAGTCGGCTTTTAAGGATCTGGTGGTCAGACACAAAGAGAAAGTCAGAAATCTTATCTATCTGAATCTTGGCAACACATCATCGATCGATGATATCAGTCAGGATGTTTTTCTTTCTGTTTACAGGAAGCTGAAACAGTTTCGTTTTCAGTCGCAGTTTACCACATGGTTGTATACAATCACAATCAACAAGATCCGGGATCATGTCAGAAAGCAGAAAATCATGTCGATTTTTTCAGCTTTTAATGGTGATGAAGGAGACAATCTCCCTGATTCCGGAGGGTATAAAGACAACTTCGATATAAACGAAATGGTACGGGATGCTGTTGCGAAACTTCCGCAGAAACTGCGTGAGCCTTTAATCCTTCGGGATTTTGAAGGTCTCAGCTATCAGGAGATTTCGGAAACAACGGGCACCGATATCGGCACAGTTAAATCAAGAATTTTCAGAGCACGCGAAGCACTAAAAAAGATTTTAGAACCCTGGCGCGAGGAACTAATATGA
- a CDS encoding choice-of-anchor A family protein produces the protein MKTAKTLINSAILVILFTFVSVGNLQAQGSCNLNGFKTYTQGGWGSPSNSTPGGIRDAYFNAVFPSGAVMGGNFTASFTSASAVKDFLPQGGTSAAFNANYSNPTSTSAGVLGGQVMALLLNVKYDEAGYLGTNPLKLKDLVITTGTFAGKTVSEFLVIANTKIGGGSSPYTFSQINDAATSINENFDNGTVNQNFLTCPTTPPAPASLGDKVWNDANQNGIQDNGEAGIANVTVKLYTSANVLVGTTTTDANGNYSFTNLSAGTYFVEFTKPSGYTASPKDAGSDDTKDSDADVTTGKTGNYTLVAGQNNITVDAGFYATPPAPVSIGDKVWNDIDKDGVQDNGEAGIPNVTVKLYNCLGVLVSTTTTDANGLYHFNNIPAGDYYVEFTAPSGYVFSPQNQGSDDNADSDVDPLTGKTACKTFVGGTTDNSNDAGLYYGAADLQITKTVNSSTLTCGESLTYTITVTNNGPADAGSITVSDILPAGLLYVSASATQGVYTSGTGNWTVGTLTNGSSAVLTIDVTVDCSAMNNANIDLGPAKPYNVFVLENIIQPSADTEGKLAVGGNANLSNYSVGDKLPNSNGAEDVLVVGGNLYYTSGRVYNGNVAYGGLTNLPISAVSIDEGTLRHDASVIDFAAAKTHLENLSTQLSGYAVNGTTTFQWGTVNLTHNDPYLNVFTVNGSDLNAAHTFEINVPNGSAVVVNILGTTINWHGGLFVNGTAMNNVLYNFPQATSLTISGIDVKGSVLAPLAALNFPAGIITGQTIVKSMTGSGQFNLAPFLGNIPANQSIVNVASITGSNISDLNTANNTASAVASFPSNGGGSGGGTGGGSGSGNWQQIGNIPSGQVVTCLESDNQGNIYAGTASGYIYKRTGNNPNWVHVNPLVYSGAVWAIETHPNGTLLAGTVTGVYIGTNNGTAWTLSTLQYKDVRTIRIDALGNVFAGTWGQGMYVSNNCGLTWTQSNTGLGTHLIVTGITVTDNNTVFVGTFDGGVFKSVDHGASWVSQTVGYNYIWAMASNSNGDIFAGTYGDGLYRSTNGGTSWTKTSFPGTYVYELRIDAADNVFGASYSGGVFASTNNGNTWSSIGMGGFGLSSLLIVSNGSTPDGMGTGKIYTGTANGSIYMAVSGVTDVKSEKTEIPTQFSLSQNYPNPFNPSTRINVSIPKDGFYEVSVFSITGELVAKLAAEQLTAGVHSLDFNASNLPSGIYIYRLTGNDVSITKKMTLMK, from the coding sequence ATGAAAACAGCGAAAACATTGATAAACAGCGCGATCCTCGTGATCCTGTTTACTTTCGTTTCTGTTGGGAATCTTCAAGCCCAGGGATCGTGCAATCTGAATGGATTCAAGACCTATACACAGGGCGGATGGGGAAGTCCTTCCAACAGCACCCCGGGTGGAATACGAGATGCATACTTCAATGCAGTTTTTCCATCGGGCGCAGTAATGGGCGGCAATTTTACTGCCTCGTTTACAAGTGCGTCAGCAGTAAAAGATTTCCTGCCTCAAGGTGGAACCTCTGCAGCGTTTAATGCGAATTACAGCAATCCAACCTCAACTTCCGCAGGGGTTCTTGGCGGACAGGTAATGGCGCTTCTTCTTAATGTAAAATATGATGAAGCCGGATACCTTGGAACCAATCCTTTGAAGCTAAAAGATCTCGTTATCACGACGGGTACTTTCGCAGGAAAAACTGTCAGTGAGTTCCTGGTAATTGCCAACACCAAGATTGGTGGCGGAAGCTCTCCTTACACATTTTCTCAAATCAACGATGCCGCAACTTCGATAAATGAAAACTTTGATAACGGTACAGTTAATCAAAATTTCCTTACATGCCCGACTACACCACCAGCACCGGCATCACTCGGTGACAAAGTATGGAATGATGCAAACCAGAATGGTATTCAGGATAACGGCGAAGCAGGAATCGCAAATGTAACAGTAAAACTTTACACCTCAGCAAATGTACTTGTCGGCACAACAACCACAGATGCAAACGGCAACTACAGCTTTACCAATCTTTCAGCCGGAACATACTTCGTTGAATTCACAAAGCCATCAGGTTACACAGCATCACCAAAAGATGCCGGATCGGATGACACAAAAGATTCAGATGCAGATGTTACGACCGGAAAGACCGGTAACTATACACTGGTCGCCGGACAGAACAACATCACAGTTGATGCCGGTTTTTATGCAACACCACCTGCACCTGTATCAATTGGTGACAAAGTATGGAATGACATCGACAAAGACGGTGTACAGGACAACGGCGAAGCAGGTATTCCAAATGTTACAGTTAAATTATATAACTGCCTCGGAGTTCTTGTTTCCACAACAACCACCGATGCAAACGGACTGTATCACTTCAACAACATCCCTGCAGGCGATTACTATGTTGAATTTACAGCTCCTTCAGGTTATGTATTTTCTCCTCAGAATCAGGGTTCAGATGACAATGCTGACTCTGATGTTGATCCTTTAACAGGAAAAACAGCATGCAAAACATTTGTTGGCGGAACAACCGACAACTCAAATGATGCAGGTCTCTATTATGGAGCAGCAGATCTTCAGATTACAAAAACAGTAAACAGCTCAACATTGACATGTGGAGAGAGCCTCACTTATACAATCACTGTTACCAACAACGGACCTGCCGATGCCGGCAGCATTACAGTCAGTGACATACTGCCTGCAGGACTTCTCTATGTATCAGCATCTGCTACACAGGGAGTTTACACATCAGGTACAGGAAACTGGACTGTCGGAACTCTTACAAATGGAAGTTCAGCTGTTCTTACAATCGATGTAACAGTTGATTGCTCTGCAATGAACAATGCAAACATCGATCTTGGACCTGCTAAACCATACAATGTATTTGTTCTTGAAAACATTATTCAGCCGTCTGCAGATACCGAAGGCAAGCTTGCAGTTGGCGGAAATGCAAATCTGTCAAACTACAGTGTAGGCGACAAACTTCCAAACTCAAACGGAGCAGAGGATGTTCTGGTTGTCGGCGGAAATCTCTACTACACAAGTGGCCGTGTTTACAATGGTAATGTAGCATATGGCGGACTTACAAATCTTCCAATTTCGGCTGTTTCGATAGACGAAGGCACTTTAAGACATGATGCTTCAGTAATCGACTTTGCCGCTGCAAAGACTCATCTTGAGAACCTCAGCACACAGCTTAGCGGTTATGCAGTAAACGGAACCACCACTTTCCAGTGGGGTACTGTGAACCTTACACACAATGATCCTTATCTTAATGTGTTTACAGTTAACGGCAGTGATCTTAATGCAGCCCATACATTCGAAATAAATGTACCAAACGGTTCAGCAGTAGTGGTCAACATCCTAGGAACAACAATCAACTGGCATGGTGGATTGTTCGTTAACGGTACTGCGATGAACAATGTACTTTACAACTTCCCGCAGGCAACTTCCCTTACAATCTCGGGAATAGATGTAAAAGGATCGGTTCTTGCACCTCTCGCAGCACTTAACTTCCCTGCAGGTATCATAACCGGACAGACGATTGTTAAGTCGATGACAGGAAGTGGACAGTTCAACCTCGCTCCGTTCCTTGGAAACATCCCTGCCAATCAGAGCATCGTGAATGTTGCTTCGATCACAGGTTCAAACATCTCTGATCTCAACACAGCCAACAACACTGCATCTGCAGTAGCCAGCTTCCCGTCAAATGGTGGCGGAAGTGGTGGCGGTACAGGTGGTGGCTCCGGATCAGGTAACTGGCAGCAGATCGGTAACATACCTTCAGGTCAGGTTGTTACATGTCTCGAATCAGATAACCAGGGCAATATCTATGCAGGTACTGCAAGTGGATATATCTACAAGAGAACCGGCAACAATCCAAACTGGGTACATGTTAACCCGCTGGTTTACTCAGGCGCAGTATGGGCAATTGAAACCCATCCTAATGGTACACTTCTTGCAGGAACCGTGACAGGTGTTTATATTGGAACCAATAACGGAACCGCATGGACACTCAGCACACTTCAATACAAAGATGTCCGCACAATCAGGATAGACGCTCTTGGAAATGTATTCGCAGGAACCTGGGGACAGGGAATGTATGTCTCCAACAATTGTGGACTTACATGGACACAGTCGAATACAGGACTTGGAACACACCTTATTGTAACGGGAATAACTGTAACAGACAACAACACAGTATTTGTCGGTACATTCGATGGTGGAGTCTTCAAATCAGTTGATCATGGAGCCAGTTGGGTATCACAGACTGTAGGATACAACTACATCTGGGCAATGGCTTCGAACTCAAACGGTGACATCTTCGCAGGAACTTATGGTGACGGACTTTACCGTTCAACCAACGGTGGAACGAGCTGGACCAAAACAAGCTTCCCCGGAACATATGTGTACGAGCTCAGAATAGATGCAGCAGACAATGTATTTGGTGCTTCTTATTCAGGTGGTGTTTTCGCTTCGACCAACAACGGAAACACATGGTCGAGCATCGGTATGGGAGGATTTGGATTAAGCTCACTCCTTATTGTTTCAAACGGCAGCACACCTGACGGAATGGGAACCGGAAAAATCTACACAGGAACAGCAAACGGATCAATCTACATGGCTGTTTCAGGTGTTACAGATGTGAAATCAGAGAAGACTGAGATTCCAACACAGTTCTCTCTTTCACAGAACTATCCAAACCCGTTCAATCCGTCCACAAGAATCAATGTAAGTATTCCTAAAGATGGATTCTATGAAGTGTCAGTATTCAGCATCACCGGCGAACTCGTGGCAAAACTTGCAGCAGAACAGCTTACAGCAGGTGTTCATTCACTTGATTTCAACGCTTCAAATCTGCCTTCAGGTATCTATATCTACAGATTGACCGGAAACGATGTAAGCATCACCAAAAAAATGACTTTGATGAAATAA
- a CDS encoding T9SS type A sorting domain-containing protein — translation MKRYLLFILFFAALSFSGLAQWSSDPTVNLMIADTTGEQDLPKSVSCPDGSTYISWFDSRGGSYAVYMQRLNPEGVKLWGSQGLLISNNPQNSSLVDYDLTCDAQSNAIVVFTDIRSGDLDVFAYKISPAGQFLWGANGVALSSGTGYEANPTVAVTSDGNVVVAWIYAVNPYKVYMQKLDATGAKQWGATPLIYGSATEGYNFPKIVPSDNGSVIVSHKVTTGNFPAQTVKLAAQKFNSSGVAQWGTGGVWVQSLGKVMAFTAQYSESDGANGVIVAWHDDRNSINLQSAWVQRVKSDGTLAFPANGAECATTSGIHKWNPVAAKLTGSDEVMAFWRFTNSDQNQDGLAVQKFNASGVRQFTDDGITLRAMTGTANIVGYDLAAISNSAYIVYNVGNSAGLSNTVQGLMINSSGTNAWGSTLPLSSLVSDKGRLQIVKDISDAGLAFWTDKRVGNGIYGQKINTNGTLGNVIVPVELTSFSSVISGNSVTLEWSTATETNNAGFTLERKSASGSWIKAAEIQGAGTSTKPVEYRFSDNNLTPGTYNYRLIQRDFDGRETIYSLLNEIVISVPGQFELGQNYPNPFNPTTVIRFSLPVSGMTSLKVYNETGEEVATLVDGVREAGNYEISFDARGLSSGVYFYTLSSGEFSQTKKLVLMQ, via the coding sequence ATGAAAAGATATCTGCTTTTTATTCTGTTTTTCGCTGCATTGTCATTTTCGGGTCTGGCACAGTGGTCATCAGACCCGACTGTCAACCTGATGATTGCCGACACAACAGGTGAGCAGGACTTGCCCAAATCTGTCAGTTGCCCCGATGGCAGCACCTACATTTCATGGTTTGACAGCAGAGGCGGGAGTTATGCAGTTTACATGCAACGGCTCAACCCCGAGGGAGTAAAACTTTGGGGCTCACAGGGTCTGCTTATTTCCAATAATCCACAAAATTCATCTTTGGTGGATTACGATCTAACATGTGACGCTCAGAGCAATGCGATTGTTGTTTTCACTGACATAAGATCGGGGGATCTCGATGTTTTTGCATACAAGATTTCTCCAGCCGGGCAATTTTTGTGGGGAGCTAACGGGGTGGCTCTCTCATCGGGAACAGGATACGAAGCCAATCCCACAGTTGCTGTAACTTCCGATGGAAATGTGGTTGTAGCCTGGATTTATGCAGTAAATCCCTATAAAGTGTACATGCAAAAACTTGATGCCACCGGTGCAAAACAATGGGGAGCAACTCCTCTCATCTACGGGTCCGCAACAGAGGGGTATAATTTCCCGAAAATAGTACCATCTGATAACGGATCTGTAATAGTTTCACACAAGGTGACAACCGGAAATTTCCCGGCACAAACAGTTAAGCTCGCTGCACAGAAGTTTAATTCTTCCGGTGTGGCACAGTGGGGTACCGGTGGAGTCTGGGTGCAAAGCCTTGGAAAGGTAATGGCATTTACAGCACAATATTCAGAATCTGATGGCGCCAATGGTGTGATAGTCGCATGGCATGACGACCGGAACTCGATAAATCTTCAAAGTGCGTGGGTGCAGAGGGTGAAATCTGATGGAACCCTTGCTTTCCCGGCAAATGGAGCGGAATGTGCCACCACTTCCGGAATTCATAAATGGAACCCTGTGGCGGCAAAACTTACCGGCTCAGATGAAGTTATGGCTTTTTGGAGATTTACAAATTCCGACCAGAATCAGGACGGACTCGCGGTACAGAAGTTTAATGCTTCAGGGGTAAGACAGTTTACCGATGATGGCATCACCCTTAGGGCGATGACAGGCACAGCCAATATTGTCGGATATGATCTTGCAGCAATCTCCAACTCGGCGTATATTGTTTATAATGTCGGAAATTCAGCCGGACTCAGCAACACTGTCCAGGGTCTGATGATCAACTCCAGCGGTACAAACGCATGGGGAAGCACACTGCCCCTCTCCTCGCTTGTGTCTGACAAGGGACGACTGCAGATAGTGAAAGATATTTCCGATGCAGGTCTCGCTTTTTGGACTGACAAAAGAGTTGGAAATGGCATTTACGGACAAAAAATAAATACAAACGGTACTCTTGGTAATGTTATCGTACCTGTGGAACTCACCAGCTTTTCTTCTGTAATCTCCGGAAATTCAGTTACCCTCGAATGGTCGACAGCTACTGAAACGAACAACGCCGGATTTACTCTTGAGAGAAAATCCGCGTCCGGTTCCTGGATAAAAGCAGCCGAAATTCAGGGTGCCGGAACTTCAACCAAGCCTGTGGAATACAGATTTTCCGATAACAATCTCACACCCGGGACATATAACTACCGGCTTATTCAACGCGATTTTGACGGAAGGGAAACCATCTATTCGCTTCTGAATGAAATTGTGATTTCTGTTCCCGGACAGTTTGAACTTGGTCAAAACTATCCCAATCCTTTCAATCCGACAACTGTTATTCGCTTCTCGTTACCCGTTTCAGGGATGACCTCTCTGAAGGTGTACAATGAGACAGGCGAAGAGGTTGCGACTCTCGTTGATGGAGTAAGAGAAGCAGGCAACTATGAAATCAGTTTTGATGCGCGAGGACTAAGTTCCGGAGTCTACTTTTATACCCTCAGTTCCGGTGAATTTTCTCAGACGAAGAAACTCGTTCTGATGCAGTAA